A single window of Streptomyces sudanensis DNA harbors:
- a CDS encoding PaaX family transcriptional regulator C-terminal domain-containing protein: protein MSDHVEIPTRMLVHALVREDGTVDADELYTVAATLGMSDQQVRLCVKRLVAENRFTHEGRGRKAVLHATEDTVRALAPNADFLRHAFRQDAGLAPWDGVWHLAAFAVPESARTARDALRETLVRLGGAPLQGGLYVCANAWEPYVEDAAHRLGAHDTLTLLSTTDLRRGDVREPAGLARRLWPLEEVADRYHRLARVARPRLDRLTGPAELSPSELLTITVELAAELTRAMEPDPLLPPELLPRPWPGAQARELVARCWTALRERDHGGARPALFRLHTDLAREAAHRATG from the coding sequence GTGAGCGACCACGTCGAGATCCCCACCCGCATGCTCGTCCACGCGCTGGTCCGGGAGGACGGCACGGTCGACGCGGACGAGCTGTACACCGTCGCCGCGACCCTCGGCATGAGCGACCAGCAGGTGCGGCTGTGCGTCAAACGCCTCGTGGCCGAGAACCGGTTCACCCACGAGGGCCGGGGCCGCAAGGCGGTCCTGCACGCCACCGAGGACACCGTGCGGGCCCTGGCGCCCAACGCGGACTTCCTGCGGCACGCGTTCCGCCAGGACGCCGGGCTCGCCCCCTGGGACGGCGTCTGGCACCTGGCCGCCTTCGCCGTACCCGAATCGGCGCGCACGGCCCGGGACGCCCTGCGCGAGACGCTCGTCCGCCTCGGCGGCGCCCCGCTCCAGGGCGGACTGTACGTCTGCGCCAACGCCTGGGAGCCGTACGTCGAGGACGCGGCCCACCGCCTCGGCGCCCACGACACCCTCACCCTCCTCAGCACGACCGACCTGCGCAGGGGCGACGTCCGGGAGCCCGCCGGACTCGCCCGCCGCCTGTGGCCCCTGGAGGAGGTCGCCGACCGCTACCACCGCCTCGCCCGCGTCGCCCGGCCCCGCCTCGACCGCCTCACCGGCCCCGCCGAACTCTCCCCGTCCGAACTGCTCACCATCACCGTGGAGTTGGCGGCCGAACTCACCCGCGCCATGGAGCCCGACCCGCTGCTGCCGCCCGAACTCCTGCCCCGCCCCTGGCCCGGTGCCCAGGCCAGGGAACTCGTCGCCCGGTGCTGGACCGCCCTGCGCGAACGCGACCACGGCGGGGCCCGCCCCGCCCTCTTCCGCCTCCACACCGACCTCGCCCGGGAAGCGGCGCACCGAGCCACGGGGTGA